The Tripterygium wilfordii isolate XIE 37 chromosome 17, ASM1340144v1, whole genome shotgun sequence genome has a window encoding:
- the LOC119982524 gene encoding protein RMD5 homolog: protein MELSSLKDAFDRAVKKQKLSSSKSQEVIDQVCSEIEQTLAKVHVINDSTPLLDQGSILTELKQKIEAIVPLNQLETFQKESNINLSKYSKLLDKLFNPDIAKGYRNVDSDIHSLNHIIANHLFRQGMFDIGDCFISEVGRPDFIALRSQFWEMYRILEALQVRNIEPALKWVSTNSEKLRQNDSKLELKLHKLKFVDILQSGSRTEALNYAKSYLAPLASLYMDDIQKLMAGILWAGRLDRSPYSEFTSSTHWEKLTEELTKEFCGLLGQSFESPLSVAMAAGFEGLPTLLKLANVMAAKRHEWQEMEQLPVPLELGSKLQFHSIFVCPVSREQCSDENPPMLMPCQHVLSKQSIMKLAKSNSRIFKCPYCPAEVSVEHCGLLYF from the coding sequence ATGGAACTTAGTTCCTTAAAAGATGCATTTGACCGTGCTGTTAAGAAGCAAAAACTGTCATCCTCCAAGTCTCAAGAAGTAATTGATCAAGTGTGCAGTGAAATTGAGCAGACATTGGCAAAAGTTCATGTTATCAACGACTCCACGCCTCTTCTTGATCAGGGATCCATCCTAACAGAATTGAAACAGAAAATTGAGGCAATTGTTCCGCTCAACCAGTTAGAAACTTTTCAGAAGGAATCAAATATAAATCTCAGCAAGTACTCAAAACTTCTTGATAAATTGTTTAATCCTGACATAGCGAAGGGATACCGAAATGTTGACTCTGACATCCACTCACTGAATCACATTATTGCAAACCATCTGTTCCGACAAGGAATGTTTGACATTGGAGATTGCTTCATAAGTGAGGTTGGGCGACCAGATTTTATTGCACTAAGATCTCAATTCTGGGAAATGTATCGAATACTTGAGGCTTTGCAGGTAAGGAACATTGAGCCTGCTCTGAAATGGGTTTCTACCAACAGTGAAAAACTCAGGCAAAATGATTCAAAGCTTGAACTAAAACTTCACAAGTTGAAGTTTGTAGACATTTTGCAGAGCGGAAGTCGAACTGAGGCCCTTAACTATGCTAAAAGTTACCTTGCTCCCTTGGCTTCCCTTTACATGGACGATATTCAAAAGCTGATGGCTGGCATCTTGTGGGCAGGAAGGCTTGATAGGTCTCCTTATTCTGAGTTTACATCATCAACGCACTGGGAAAAATTAACTGAGGAGTTGACCAAAGAGTTCTGCGGTCTCTTGGGGCAGTCCTTTGAGAGCCCATTAAGTGTCGCAATGGCTGCTGGTTTTGAAGGGTTGCCAACCTTGTTGAAGTTAGCAAATGTAATGGCTGCAAAGAGGCATGAATGGCAGGAAATGGAACAGTTGCCAGTACCTCTGGAATTGGGAAGCAAATTGCAATTCCACTCGATATTTGTCTGTCCTGTGAGTAGGGAACAATGCAGTGACGAGAATCCCCCGATGCTTATGCCATGTCAACATGTTCTTAGCAAGCAGTCAATCATGAAGCTTGCAAAGAGCAACTCGCGAATATTTAAGTGTCCTTACTGTCCTGCAGAGGTATCAGTTGAGCACTGCGGGCTGCTTTATTTCTGA
- the LOC119982167 gene encoding pyruvate dehydrogenase E1 component subunit alpha-3, chloroplastic yields MILGRSFEDMCAQMYYKGKMFGFVHLYNGQEAVSTGFIKLLKKEDCVVSTYRDHVHALSKGVPARAVMSELFGKATGCCRGQGGSMHMFSKEHNLLGGFAFIGEGIPVATGAAFTSKYRREVLKEADCDHVAVAFFGDGTCNNGQFFGCLNMAALWKLPIVFVVENNLWAIGMSHLRATSDPEIYKKGPAFGMPGVHVDGMDVLKVREVASEAITRARRGEGPTLVECETYRFRGHSLADPDELRNPAEKAHYAARDPITALKKYMIENSLSSEAELKAIEKKIDEEVEEAVEFAEASPVPPRSQLLENVFADPKGFGIGPDGRYRCEDPKFTEGTAHV; encoded by the exons ATGATTTTGGGAAGATCCTTTGAGGATATGTGTGCACAGATGTATTACAAAGGCAAAATGTTTGGCTTTGTTCACCTCTATAATGGCCAAGAGGCTGTATCAACTGGGTTTATCAAGCTTTTGAAGAAGGAAGATTGTGTGGTGAGCACATACCGTGATCATGTGCATGCATTGAGTAAGGGAGTCCCTGCTCGTGCTGTGATGAGTGAGCTCTTTGGCAAAGCCACAGGGTGCTGCCGAGGCCAAGGTGGGTCAATGCACATGTTTTCCAAAGAGCACAATCTGCTTGGTGGGTTTGCCTTCATCGGGGAAGGAATTCCGGTGGCAACTGGAGCAGCCTTTACCTCTAAATATAGGAGGGAGGTATTGAAGGAGGCTGATTGTGATCACGTGGCAGTGGCATTCTTTGGAGATGGTACCTGTAACAATGGGCAGTTCTTTGGGTGTTTGAACATGGCAGCGCTGTGGAAATTGCCCATTGTCTTTGTTGTAGAGAACAATCTGTGGGCAATAGGGATGTCGCATTTGAGAGCAACCTCAGATCCCGAGATTTATAAGAAGGGACCGGCGTTTGGAATGCCTGGTGTTCATGTTGATGGAATGGATGTTTTGAAAGTGAGGGAGGTTGCCAGTGAAGCAATTACACGGGCTAGGAGAGGAGAAGGGCCGACTTTGGTGGAATGTGAGACGTATAGATTTAGGGGACACTCACTGGCTGACCCTGATGAGCTTCGTAACCCTG CCGAGAAGGCTCACTATGCTGCTAGAGATCCCATCACTGCTTTGAAGAAATACATGATTGAGAACAGTTTGTCTAGTGAAGCAGAGTTAAAGGCCATTGAGAAGAAGATAGATGAGGAGGTTGAGGAGGCCGTTGAGTTTGCGGAGGCAAGCCCTGTTCCACCTCGCAGCCAACTTCTTGAGAATGTGTTCGCAGATCCTaaaggctttggaattggacCTGATGGGCGGTACAGATGTGAGGATCCCAAATTCACAGAAGGCACAGCTCATGTCTAA
- the LOC119982525 gene encoding peptide methionine sulfoxide reductase B5-like, translating into MGFNILKASPMSSSSAKSLLFLTTTTTTVKSPLSRLSSCPLPPLPRKTHFGFRSSKPISYSVFLGGLGCCGRGTNRHFRGSIIAMAAPGSTQKSEEEWRALLSPEQFRILRQKGTEYPGTGEYDKFFGEGIYECAGCGTPLYKSTTKFNSGCGWPAFFEGLPGAINRTSDPDGRRIEITCAACGGHLGHVFKGEGFPTPTNERHCVNSISLKFAPANLSQ; encoded by the exons ATGGGCTTTAATATTCTCAAAGCCTCACCTATGTCATCCTCTTCAGCAAAATCCCTTCTCTTCCtcacaaccaccaccaccactgtcAAATCTCCTCTGTCAAGGCTCTCCTCCTGCCCTCTCCCACCTCTACCCAGAAAGACCCACTTTGGATTTCGATCATCAAAACCTATCTCTTACTCCGTATTTTTAGGTGGGCTTGGTTGCTGTGGTCGCGGGACTAATCGTCATTTTCGTGGCAGCATCATAGCCATGGCTGCACCTGGGTCCACCCAGAAGTCAGAAGAGGAGTGGCGTGCCCTCCTCTCGCCTGAGCAGTTCCGGATATTGAGGCAGAAAGGCACAGA ATATCCAGGCACTGGGGAATATGACAAGTTCTTTGGTGAGGGGATCTATGAGTGTGCCGGATGTGGGACTCCTCTCTACAAATCCACAACCAAATTCAATTCTGGTTGTGGTTGGCCAGCCTTTTTTGAGGGTCTCCCTGGAGCTATCAATCGCACT TCGGACCCAGATGGGAGGAGGATTGAAATCACTTGTGCAGCTTGTGGCGGGCATCTAGGACATGTATTTAAAGGTGAAGGGTTTCCGACGCCTACTAACGAACGTCATTGTGTCAATAGTATCTCACTCAAGTTTGCTCCTGCGAATTTGTCACAGTGA